Proteins encoded in a region of the Brevefilum fermentans genome:
- the rsmI gene encoding 16S rRNA (cytidine(1402)-2'-O)-methyltransferase: protein MLYLVATPIGNLGDITLRALDVLRCVDLIASEDTRKTSILLGHYNIHKPQKSYHAFNEEKVVPKLVDLLLEGQSIAVVSSAGTPGISDPGYSLVQAAIAHGIPVTAIPGPSALVLALTLSGLPGHSFTYKGFPPRKSAARRRFISVDAESPHTLIFYESPHRVRAFLADALAVLGDRQAALANDLTKKFESLQRGRLSELLETFNQEAPRGEYTVLIEGAR from the coding sequence ATGCTGTACCTGGTTGCGACGCCAATTGGCAACCTGGGTGATATTACACTGCGGGCATTGGACGTGCTGCGTTGTGTAGATCTGATTGCCAGCGAAGATACGCGCAAAACCTCAATTTTGTTGGGACATTATAATATTCACAAGCCCCAAAAGAGTTATCATGCCTTCAACGAGGAAAAGGTTGTGCCAAAGCTGGTTGACTTGCTGCTGGAGGGGCAATCAATTGCGGTCGTTTCCAGTGCCGGGACGCCGGGCATCTCTGATCCTGGCTATTCGCTGGTGCAGGCTGCGATTGCGCATGGGATCCCGGTCACAGCGATACCTGGCCCCAGCGCCCTGGTGCTTGCGCTGACCTTGTCGGGCTTACCCGGGCACAGTTTTACATATAAGGGCTTCCCGCCGCGCAAATCCGCTGCACGCCGACGGTTTATCAGCGTTGATGCAGAATCGCCTCATACTTTGATCTTCTATGAAAGCCCCCACAGGGTCCGGGCTTTTCTGGCAGATGCATTGGCTGTCCTGGGAGATCGCCAGGCAGCGCTGGCTAACGATTTGACCAAGAAGTTTGAATCCCTACAACGGGGGCGATTGAGCGAACTGCTGGAAACATTCAATCAGGAAGCCCCACGCGGCGAATACACGGTGTTGATTGAAGGTGCCCGGTAG
- a CDS encoding serine hydrolase, with protein MKQKHRFPLFRWAAILISFLTLILTTIQLIEYSRLRNNFPQGMQVGDVPIGGLNYAQAAERLFMVYRSPIEIVYDGHPIQIRPAVLGFEPQVDHMLAVADNQRVTEPFWAGFWNFLWQREIKVIKVPLSASYEEKRIRDYLVTEISARYDAPAIPPMPIAGTDQFAEGVSGTSLDIDRATLQTLDALKSPSSRRVNLALNKTSIPRPSLPDLEIMVRQIIEVSGFDGVVEVYMQDLGSTRNLLLAHRGDEEKLAPNIAFSSWSLVKIPLMVTAFRTMEEPYPEEVITLMEEMIQQSDNASTDQLAMMVIDANLSPLIVTADMHRLGLENTFWAGHFYLGAPLLQTFKTPANQRTDVDTQPDRYNQTTAADMGMLMEDIYLCAERAGGSLIAAFPDEISQRKCQQMIDIMLFNKIGVLIQAGVPSGTRIAHKHGWAIETDGLVHTYGNAALIYSPGGNYVLTIFAHHPVQAVFDPVNILFANISSAIYNFFNN; from the coding sequence ATGAAGCAAAAACACCGCTTTCCCCTTTTTCGTTGGGCTGCCATCCTGATCAGTTTCCTCACCCTGATTCTGACAACGATTCAACTGATTGAATACAGTCGTTTACGGAATAATTTCCCTCAGGGCATGCAGGTCGGCGATGTCCCGATCGGCGGGTTGAATTATGCCCAGGCTGCCGAACGGCTTTTCATGGTTTACCGCTCACCTATCGAAATCGTTTATGACGGTCACCCGATCCAAATCCGCCCGGCGGTCCTGGGGTTCGAGCCGCAGGTCGATCACATGCTGGCTGTTGCCGACAACCAGCGCGTGACCGAACCCTTCTGGGCAGGTTTTTGGAATTTCCTCTGGCAGAGGGAGATAAAAGTTATCAAGGTGCCTCTCAGCGCTTCTTATGAGGAAAAACGGATACGGGATTATCTGGTCACAGAGATCAGCGCGCGCTATGATGCGCCTGCCATTCCCCCGATGCCCATAGCTGGAACTGATCAATTCGCCGAAGGTGTTTCCGGCACCAGCCTCGACATCGACCGGGCAACACTTCAGACCCTTGATGCTCTCAAATCGCCATCCAGCCGTCGAGTCAATCTCGCCCTGAACAAAACATCCATTCCCAGGCCATCCTTACCGGATTTAGAAATCATGGTCCGACAGATCATCGAAGTCTCTGGTTTCGATGGGGTTGTCGAAGTCTACATGCAGGATTTAGGCTCAACCCGTAACCTGCTGCTCGCGCATCGGGGAGATGAGGAAAAATTGGCGCCCAATATTGCTTTCTCATCCTGGAGCCTGGTGAAAATCCCGCTGATGGTCACTGCGTTTCGCACCATGGAAGAACCTTATCCGGAAGAAGTGATTACCTTGATGGAGGAGATGATCCAGCAATCTGATAATGCCAGCACTGACCAACTCGCAATGATGGTGATTGACGCCAACCTGTCACCCTTAATTGTCACTGCTGATATGCATCGCCTGGGTTTAGAGAATACCTTTTGGGCTGGCCATTTTTATCTTGGCGCGCCCTTATTACAGACCTTCAAAACACCAGCCAACCAGCGCACCGATGTTGATACCCAGCCTGATCGTTACAACCAGACCACGGCAGCCGATATGGGAATGTTAATGGAAGATATCTACCTGTGTGCTGAGCGCGCGGGCGGATCGCTCATCGCCGCCTTCCCTGATGAGATATCGCAAAGAAAATGCCAGCAGATGATCGACATCATGCTTTTCAACAAAATTGGGGTATTGATCCAGGCTGGCGTCCCTTCGGGCACCAGAATTGCCCATAAGCATGGTTGGGCAATAGAAACCGACGGTTTAGTGCACACCTACGGGAATGCTGCGCTGATTTATTCGCCAGGCGGCAATTATGTATTAACCATTTTTGCCCACCATCCCGTTCAGGCAGTGTTTGACCCCGTCAATATTTTATTTGCCAATATCAGCAGCGCGATCTACAACTTCTTCAACAACTAA
- a CDS encoding SHOCT-like domain-containing protein, which yields MSHVLYLTRDDPVIYLKAYGGVQIEGVEATEITCKIDSPQLATLVEEDGNVYVTVSASCYLEVPVNSSIIIERAMGSALIKRVKNPITIDKVLGNLVLIEVGQADVDKIGGNFSAQHVTGHLHIGKIAGNLTVDDAHSLACEKVGGNCVLRQIHTDALIDKAGGSCLVQNIAGDAHLAKFGGSFKARGVNLGDGVKAGGSLELIDCQFVRDLRVAAGGNIAVALNKDQTDLSLNMTSGNEKIKIEAFGEELSIRDYEYQQIFGDGSLSVELSAGGSVSIAEAPEEGEDFIGDLSDRFSFKESAFSEMIQRRIESATRRADAKVKAAEIRLGKIQDRLEKFRGFPIDMGVENEDAEKPTSVPKRPAPPVTRPAGKKGATDEERLMILKMLQEGTITVDEAEALFRAMEK from the coding sequence ATGTCACACGTTCTCTACTTAACCAGGGATGACCCAGTAATTTATTTAAAAGCCTATGGTGGGGTGCAGATCGAGGGGGTCGAGGCTACGGAAATCACCTGCAAAATTGATTCACCCCAACTGGCAACCCTGGTAGAAGAAGACGGGAATGTTTACGTGACGGTCAGCGCTTCCTGCTATTTGGAAGTACCGGTTAATTCATCGATCATCATTGAGCGCGCGATGGGGTCGGCTTTGATCAAACGTGTGAAAAACCCAATCACTATTGATAAGGTGCTTGGAAATTTGGTCTTGATCGAGGTTGGACAGGCGGATGTGGACAAGATCGGCGGCAACTTTTCAGCACAGCACGTTACGGGACACCTCCACATCGGCAAAATCGCCGGTAATCTAACCGTCGATGACGCCCATTCTCTCGCCTGTGAGAAAGTGGGCGGCAACTGCGTCCTGCGTCAGATCCACACGGATGCGCTGATAGACAAAGCCGGTGGGTCTTGCCTGGTTCAGAATATCGCAGGAGATGCGCACCTGGCAAAATTTGGCGGTTCGTTTAAGGCGCGCGGGGTTAATTTGGGCGATGGTGTGAAAGCCGGAGGCAGCCTCGAGCTTATTGACTGCCAGTTTGTGCGTGATTTGCGTGTGGCTGCCGGTGGAAATATTGCTGTTGCGCTTAATAAGGATCAGACAGACCTATCACTCAACATGACATCGGGCAATGAAAAAATTAAGATTGAGGCTTTTGGTGAGGAGTTATCAATTCGGGATTATGAATACCAGCAGATCTTTGGAGATGGCAGCCTTTCCGTCGAACTTTCTGCTGGAGGATCGGTATCAATTGCAGAGGCACCTGAGGAAGGCGAAGATTTTATCGGCGACCTTTCGGATCGTTTCTCTTTTAAGGAATCGGCATTCAGCGAGATGATCCAGCGGCGGATTGAATCAGCCACCCGTCGGGCAGACGCAAAAGTTAAAGCAGCCGAAATCCGGTTGGGAAAAATTCAAGATCGACTTGAAAAATTCCGTGGTTTTCCGATTGACATGGGCGTTGAAAATGAAGATGCGGAGAAACCAACGTCGGTGCCCAAGCGACCTGCTCCGCCTGTTACACGACCGGCAGGAAAAAAAGGCGCCACAGATGAAGAACGTTTGATGATCCTGAAAATGTTGCAAGAGGGCACAATCACAGTTGATGAAGCTGAAGCCCTCTTCAGAGCAATGGAAAAGTGA
- a CDS encoding DUF6909 family protein gives MERTVPTRASDEIDLYIRTIYSLLRSTERVRIRSLEEVHAGMNSSLHPFARQEQPDISAFIYANLRLPDCIPDVKAVLLAQSGTVFEQFGYHVNESWTETTARARRRRCFFDGKNLLACYIASRSDIDDVIPLLTAYQIEWNKLHRFLLDAPSELLTSVSLSEMEGFDNLAHHLRISPIELRRLQIIWGEGFQPRLNRIKSQKLDLEVQLLSGSLNEYRRATRYWWDNIATSVPQINHRPVYFISSNTHSIPNLLTGFALTQKERLAHYLHTAGDEDLLAEWRDINQQEIPSRPENFLYYVLKKYQATPQGKDLVAAQAEFEESNGVYRLPSEHAFDIEAQIIDLAALNPETIDPRLSPTGFSAQDADWSFLKPSDALILNIDYPLGFAAYNLLVKIAEHADPLLGIYIMGKAATLNGRRGDVMIPNVIYDEHSQNTYLFHNCFSASDVRPYLVYGTVLDNQKSVSVLGTFLQNSQVMEVIYREGYTDIEMEAGPYLSAVSELYRPTRHPVNEIVNLYGVPFDLGILHYASDTPLTKGGNLGAGALSYFGVDSTYATSLAILRRLMQNEHHRVS, from the coding sequence ATGGAAAGAACCGTCCCAACCCGAGCCTCTGATGAAATTGACCTCTACATTCGCACAATCTACTCATTGCTGCGCTCAACAGAACGAGTGCGCATCCGCTCGCTTGAAGAAGTTCATGCGGGGATGAACTCTTCCCTGCATCCGTTTGCGCGTCAGGAACAACCCGATATTTCTGCTTTTATCTATGCGAATTTGCGCCTGCCAGACTGTATACCGGATGTCAAGGCTGTCCTATTAGCGCAAAGCGGGACTGTATTTGAACAATTCGGCTATCATGTAAATGAAAGTTGGACTGAAACGACCGCACGCGCCCGCCGCCGCCGTTGTTTTTTTGACGGAAAAAACTTGCTGGCTTGTTATATTGCCTCCCGCTCAGATATTGATGATGTCATCCCTTTGTTGACTGCATACCAGATCGAATGGAACAAGCTGCATCGTTTCTTACTCGATGCCCCAAGTGAACTTCTGACCAGTGTTTCACTTAGTGAAATGGAAGGCTTTGACAATTTGGCGCATCACCTCAGGATCTCACCCATTGAGCTGCGGCGTTTGCAAATCATTTGGGGCGAAGGATTTCAACCCAGGCTTAACCGCATCAAGTCACAGAAATTAGATCTGGAGGTGCAGCTTCTCAGCGGGTCTCTCAATGAGTACCGCCGAGCCACCCGTTACTGGTGGGATAATATCGCAACAAGCGTTCCGCAGATCAACCACCGACCGGTCTACTTCATTTCCAGCAACACCCACAGTATTCCCAACTTGCTGACTGGCTTTGCCCTCACCCAGAAAGAGCGCCTGGCCCACTACCTGCACACCGCCGGTGATGAAGATCTGCTGGCTGAATGGCGCGATATCAACCAGCAAGAAATCCCCTCGCGGCCTGAAAATTTTCTTTACTATGTCCTGAAGAAATACCAGGCCACGCCACAGGGAAAAGACCTGGTTGCCGCACAGGCGGAATTTGAGGAATCAAATGGCGTTTACCGCTTACCCAGCGAACATGCCTTCGACATAGAGGCGCAAATTATTGACCTGGCTGCCCTCAATCCCGAGACCATCGATCCCCGCCTTTCACCAACCGGATTTTCTGCGCAGGATGCTGATTGGTCATTCCTGAAACCAAGCGACGCCCTCATTCTGAATATTGATTATCCACTTGGATTTGCCGCATACAACCTGCTGGTAAAAATTGCAGAACACGCCGATCCGCTGCTAGGAATCTACATCATGGGCAAGGCAGCGACTCTCAACGGGCGGCGTGGGGATGTGATGATCCCCAACGTAATCTACGATGAGCATTCACAAAACACCTACTTGTTTCACAACTGTTTCTCTGCCAGCGATGTCAGACCATACCTCGTTTATGGCACGGTTTTAGATAACCAGAAATCGGTCTCTGTATTAGGTACTTTTCTGCAAAATTCTCAGGTCATGGAAGTGATTTACCGCGAAGGCTATACGGATATTGAAATGGAAGCTGGTCCGTATCTTTCTGCTGTGTCTGAGCTGTATCGCCCGACGCGTCACCCCGTTAATGAGATCGTTAATCTTTATGGCGTGCCTTTTGATTTAGGCATCCTACATTACGCTTCAGATACGCCCCTCACCAAGGGTGGCAACCTTGGCGCAGGCGCCCTGTCTTATTTTGGGGTTGATTCCACATATGCCACATCCCTGGCCATTCTCAGACGCCTCATGCAGAATGAACACCATCGCGTGTCATAA
- a CDS encoding HAD family hydrolase: MTIETIFFDFGGVILKQPNERKLKLWKKALGVKDHPEIEEMLENPHDSQLVKDICLGKLPEDYLWTMMAEKWHLRPTVIRFLKRRLSSNRQLNQPIVDFMAELHGQYQVSILSNAGDQTRKLLEDTYQLKRYVDEIIISAEEGVIKPDRRIFEIAMSRLGTTPERSLLLDDHLPNVMAAREFGMHAVQFISPHQAIETVRIHLDGRQS, from the coding sequence ATGACGATAGAAACCATCTTCTTTGATTTTGGCGGTGTGATACTGAAACAGCCCAATGAGCGCAAATTGAAACTGTGGAAGAAAGCCCTGGGCGTTAAGGACCATCCTGAGATTGAGGAGATGTTGGAAAACCCGCATGATTCTCAACTGGTCAAAGACATCTGCTTGGGAAAATTGCCAGAGGATTATTTGTGGACCATGATGGCTGAGAAATGGCACCTGAGACCCACAGTGATCCGGTTCTTAAAACGAAGGTTGTCCTCGAATCGCCAGCTAAACCAACCGATTGTCGATTTTATGGCAGAACTGCATGGTCAATACCAAGTTTCGATTTTAAGTAATGCGGGTGATCAAACCCGGAAGTTGCTGGAGGATACTTACCAGCTAAAGCGTTATGTGGACGAAATCATCATTTCTGCTGAGGAGGGAGTGATCAAACCCGATCGGCGGATTTTTGAAATCGCGATGTCACGTTTGGGCACAACGCCAGAGCGTTCACTGCTTTTGGATGACCATTTGCCCAATGTAATGGCTGCACGGGAATTTGGCATGCATGCGGTGCAATTTATCAGTCCGCACCAGGCGATTGAGACGGTGCGCATCCACCTGGATGGAAGGCAATCCTGA
- the gmd gene encoding GDP-mannose 4,6-dehydratase produces MKTALITGITGQDGSYLAELLLHKGYEVHGLIRRSSTFNTRRIDHIYRDPHGNNGKVNLFLHYGDVTAGDTLLDVLYNVKPDEVYHLAAQSHVRVSFDMPEYTGDVTGLGTVRILEAIRKAGMKSRFYQASSSELFGDSKPPQSEDTPFRPRSPYAAAKLYGYWIANNYREGYGMYAVNGILFNHESPRRGETFVTRKITRALANIMAGNQKHLYLGNLESRRDWGYAPEYVEMMNLMLQQEQPEDFVIGTGEAHTIAEFLDEAFGYVNLDWHDYVRIDPRYFRPTEVDYLEADTKKAKKLLNWEPRVKFHELVRIMVDADLALVGLDAPGDGKRIIEEKFSGWHRWEDQVVSMER; encoded by the coding sequence TTGAAAACTGCATTGATCACAGGCATCACCGGGCAGGATGGCTCCTACCTGGCTGAGTTGCTTTTACATAAGGGTTATGAAGTTCATGGGTTAATTCGTCGTTCCAGTACTTTTAATACGCGCCGAATTGACCATATCTATCGCGATCCCCATGGCAACAACGGTAAGGTTAACCTGTTTTTACATTATGGCGATGTCACTGCCGGCGACACACTGCTGGATGTGCTTTATAATGTGAAGCCCGATGAAGTGTATCATTTAGCAGCGCAAAGCCATGTGCGGGTGAGTTTTGATATGCCCGAATACACCGGTGATGTGACGGGATTGGGTACCGTGCGCATCCTGGAAGCAATCCGCAAAGCCGGGATGAAATCCCGTTTCTATCAAGCCTCATCCAGCGAGCTTTTCGGTGATTCAAAGCCCCCACAGAGCGAAGACACTCCCTTCAGGCCGCGCAGCCCCTACGCGGCGGCAAAACTTTACGGTTACTGGATTGCCAACAACTACCGGGAAGGTTACGGCATGTACGCGGTCAATGGTATCCTGTTCAACCATGAATCCCCGCGCCGTGGCGAGACCTTTGTGACCCGAAAAATCACCCGCGCGTTGGCGAATATCATGGCTGGCAATCAGAAGCATCTTTACCTGGGCAACCTCGAATCCCGGCGAGATTGGGGTTATGCACCCGAGTATGTGGAGATGATGAACCTGATGCTGCAGCAGGAGCAGCCGGAGGATTTTGTGATCGGCACCGGCGAGGCGCATACGATTGCGGAGTTTCTGGATGAAGCCTTTGGTTATGTAAATTTGGACTGGCATGATTATGTGCGCATCGACCCGCGGTACTTTCGTCCAACCGAGGTCGATTACCTGGAAGCGGACACAAAAAAAGCCAAAAAGCTGCTCAACTGGGAGCCGCGGGTAAAATTCCATGAGCTGGTGCGGATCATGGTCGATGCCGACCTGGCACTGGTCGGTCTGGATGCGCCTGGCGATGGAAAGCGGATCATTGAAGAGAAGTTCTCTGGCTGGCATCGTTGGGAAGACCAGGTCGTATCGATGGAACGTTGA
- a CDS encoding peroxiredoxin family protein yields the protein MEKLTLGDQAPDFSLPDHEGRSITLSNLYQDQHVLLVFNIGFVUPHCTNHMAQLRHDHKKFADLNTKILVVVPNGPVMINRYLAKHPTPYTILSDKGSRVAKMYFQDQKFFSLGTPTVILIERGGKIAFTHYADSFIEEPDNLEPLAVLETMTPDL from the coding sequence TTGGAAAAACTCACCCTTGGAGACCAGGCACCCGATTTCTCTCTCCCCGACCACGAAGGAAGATCGATCACGCTCTCAAACCTGTACCAGGACCAGCATGTTTTGCTCGTCTTCAACATCGGCTTTGTCTGACCGCACTGTACCAATCATATGGCGCAGTTGCGTCATGATCACAAAAAGTTTGCTGACCTAAACACAAAAATTTTGGTTGTTGTGCCCAATGGACCCGTTATGATCAACCGGTACCTCGCCAAACACCCGACCCCCTACACCATCCTGAGCGACAAGGGCTCCCGGGTTGCAAAAATGTATTTTCAAGATCAAAAGTTTTTTTCACTGGGCACCCCCACAGTCATCCTGATAGAAAGAGGCGGGAAAATCGCCTTTACACACTATGCCGATTCCTTCATCGAAGAACCCGATAACCTTGAACCCCTGGCAGTGTTAGAAACGATGACACCTGACCTGTAA
- a CDS encoding valine--tRNA ligase, whose product MAKELPKTYDFSETEGRIYQWWWERGYFKPSNDPHETDFDPEIKPFVISIPPPNVTGSLHLGHALFVAMEDLMIRYHRMKGEPALWVPGTDHAGIATQLQVEMMLREQGTSREEIGREKFLEYAWAWKEKYGGIITQQIRRLGASCDWSRERFTLDEGLTQAVREAFVLLYEKGLIYRGPRMINWSPGLQTAVSDLEVVYSEEPGKLYYFKYRISGSDDFIPVATTRPETILGDTAVAVHPEDERFKHLVGKKALVPILGREVPVIADAYVDREFGTGALKITPAHDPNDYVIGERHNLEFINVMNKDATINENGGPYAGLDRMVCRQKLWADMEAEGLVIKVEPYQMKVPRSQRGGELIEPMISTQWFVNVSGMAQSALEAVKDGRIEIIPERFKKVYYNWLENIEDWCISRQLWWGHRIPVWYCDDCGAIMVARSEPTHCQECSSAHLHQDPDVLDTWFSSALWPFSTLGWPEKTADLAYFYPTSVMETGYDILFFWVARMIMAGLEFTGQAPFHTVYLHGMIKDEFGQIMSKTKNNVIDPLKVMDELGTDALRFTLLVGTTPGNDPNISLKKVEANRNFANKLWNAGRYVIRNLENLPAAPVDEPDWTLADRWIWARMRQLNETVNRLFESYQFGEAGRQVYEFFWGEFADWYLEISKDQIVEGGDRAFYTVQTLVRIFDTCLRFLHPFTPFVTEALWGHLRSACVDVSDALAPAGGWEDALIVARWPEQEMAEDWELEAIEDFGLIQEMVRAIRNIRSEYKVEPQRKISCTIGAGGKTAMLSAQRQIFVSLAGIDPQGLEILETLEPADDRVNLVVAPVEISLPLEGLIDLEAERARLEKELGETQAQIQRLENLLASPFAQKAPAEVVAKEREKLATYQETADRLQQQLSGSW is encoded by the coding sequence ATGGCTAAAGAACTGCCAAAAACCTATGATTTTAGCGAAACGGAAGGGCGTATTTACCAATGGTGGTGGGAGCGTGGTTATTTTAAACCCAGTAATGACCCCCACGAGACGGACTTTGATCCCGAGATTAAGCCCTTTGTGATTTCGATACCGCCGCCGAATGTAACCGGCAGCCTGCATCTGGGGCATGCCCTATTTGTTGCCATGGAAGATTTAATGATTCGCTATCATCGGATGAAGGGCGAACCTGCTTTGTGGGTACCCGGGACGGATCATGCAGGCATTGCCACCCAATTACAAGTTGAAATGATGCTGCGGGAGCAGGGCACCAGCCGTGAGGAGATTGGACGGGAGAAATTCCTTGAATACGCCTGGGCATGGAAGGAGAAATACGGCGGCATCATCACGCAGCAAATTCGGCGATTGGGCGCGTCTTGCGATTGGAGCCGAGAGCGCTTCACTCTTGATGAAGGATTAACGCAGGCTGTGCGTGAAGCTTTTGTTTTGCTGTACGAAAAAGGTTTGATCTATCGCGGTCCACGGATGATCAACTGGTCACCCGGACTGCAAACAGCAGTGTCTGATCTGGAGGTTGTATATTCCGAAGAACCCGGTAAGCTGTACTACTTTAAATACCGCATCTCTGGTAGTGATGATTTCATCCCGGTGGCAACCACTCGCCCCGAAACAATATTGGGGGACACCGCGGTGGCAGTCCATCCCGAAGATGAGCGCTTTAAGCATCTGGTGGGAAAAAAGGCGCTTGTTCCAATACTGGGACGAGAGGTCCCGGTGATCGCTGATGCCTATGTCGACCGGGAATTTGGTACCGGTGCGCTTAAAATCACGCCCGCGCACGACCCCAATGACTATGTCATTGGAGAACGGCACAATCTGGAGTTCATCAATGTGATGAATAAAGATGCCACGATCAATGAGAACGGTGGACCGTATGCCGGGTTAGACCGCATGGTATGTCGGCAGAAGCTGTGGGCGGACATGGAAGCGGAAGGCCTGGTGATCAAGGTAGAGCCTTACCAGATGAAGGTGCCGCGCTCCCAGCGCGGGGGCGAGCTTATCGAGCCGATGATCTCCACCCAGTGGTTTGTGAACGTGAGCGGCATGGCGCAATCTGCTCTGGAAGCCGTCAAAGATGGCCGCATAGAGATCATCCCCGAGCGGTTTAAAAAGGTTTACTACAACTGGTTGGAGAACATTGAAGATTGGTGCATCAGCCGGCAATTGTGGTGGGGGCATCGTATTCCTGTGTGGTATTGCGATGATTGTGGTGCGATAATGGTGGCTCGATCAGAGCCCACGCATTGCCAGGAGTGCAGCAGTGCCCATCTGCATCAGGACCCGGATGTCCTGGATACCTGGTTCTCTTCGGCTCTGTGGCCATTCTCAACGCTTGGTTGGCCCGAGAAGACTGCAGATCTGGCTTATTTTTATCCCACGTCTGTGATGGAGACGGGATATGATATTTTATTTTTCTGGGTGGCACGTATGATCATGGCTGGCTTAGAGTTCACCGGGCAGGCACCTTTCCACACCGTCTATTTACACGGGATGATCAAGGATGAATTCGGGCAAATTATGAGCAAAACCAAGAACAACGTGATCGATCCACTGAAGGTCATGGATGAACTTGGCACAGACGCGCTGCGTTTCACCTTGTTGGTGGGCACAACACCCGGGAATGATCCGAATATTTCGCTGAAAAAGGTGGAAGCCAACCGAAATTTTGCCAACAAGTTGTGGAATGCCGGTCGCTACGTGATCCGCAACCTGGAAAACCTTCCTGCTGCGCCGGTCGATGAACCGGATTGGACCCTGGCGGATCGCTGGATCTGGGCACGCATGAGGCAACTCAATGAAACGGTCAATCGCCTGTTTGAGAGTTATCAGTTTGGTGAAGCCGGACGCCAGGTTTACGAGTTTTTCTGGGGAGAGTTCGCCGATTGGTATTTGGAAATCTCCAAGGATCAGATCGTTGAAGGCGGGGACCGGGCTTTTTATACGGTACAGACGCTGGTCAGGATTTTTGATACTTGTCTGCGGTTTTTGCATCCGTTTACACCCTTTGTGACGGAAGCCTTGTGGGGTCACCTGCGAAGCGCGTGTGTAGACGTATCGGATGCATTGGCGCCAGCAGGCGGATGGGAGGATGCATTGATCGTAGCCCGCTGGCCTGAACAAGAAATGGCGGAAGACTGGGAGTTGGAAGCGATTGAGGATTTTGGCTTAATCCAGGAGATGGTGCGGGCAATTCGTAACATCCGCTCTGAATACAAGGTTGAACCGCAGCGAAAAATCTCCTGCACGATCGGCGCTGGTGGAAAAACCGCTATGCTCAGTGCGCAACGTCAGATATTCGTGTCCCTGGCAGGGATCGACCCGCAGGGGCTGGAGATTCTTGAGACGCTAGAACCGGCGGATGATCGGGTTAATCTGGTTGTAGCGCCGGTGGAGATCAGCCTGCCATTGGAGGGTTTGATTGATTTAGAAGCTGAGCGCGCCCGCCTGGAGAAAGAATTAGGAGAAACGCAAGCACAGATTCAGCGGTTGGAGAATTTGCTGGCGAGTCCATTTGCGCAGAAAGCGCCGGCGGAGGTAGTGGCGAAAGAGCGCGAGAAGTTGGCAACTTACCAGGAGACAGCCGATCGTTTACAACAGCAGTTGAGTGGTAGCTGGTAG
- a CDS encoding SHOCT-like domain-containing protein: MDQAERKILDMIEQGVLTAEEGLRLIDAMNVGKSEDDDGYNLSPEEVMVSADDIVETSKSRISTKELERMKQLKRWWVFPFAIGLLITTLGALWMFAGYSRSGFGWGFWLSWIPFIIGIFMLAFSFQASRGVWLHVRIKQKRGESPPRISISFPLPLSLTQRLINALSHKIPGLDDLPLGDVSELLERISPEEPFYVHVKDKDNGERVEVFIG, translated from the coding sequence ATGGATCAGGCTGAAAGAAAAATTCTGGACATGATTGAGCAAGGCGTGTTGACGGCTGAAGAAGGATTACGGCTGATTGATGCGATGAACGTTGGAAAAAGCGAAGACGATGATGGGTATAACCTTTCGCCGGAAGAGGTGATGGTTTCTGCTGATGATATTGTGGAAACCTCCAAATCCCGTATCTCGACTAAGGAACTGGAGCGAATGAAACAGCTCAAGCGTTGGTGGGTTTTTCCTTTTGCAATTGGTCTGTTGATCACCACCCTGGGCGCCCTGTGGATGTTCGCAGGCTACAGCCGCTCTGGTTTTGGTTGGGGGTTTTGGCTTTCGTGGATACCGTTTATCATTGGGATTTTTATGTTGGCGTTCAGCTTTCAAGCGAGTCGCGGTGTGTGGTTGCACGTGCGCATCAAACAAAAGCGGGGTGAGTCACCGCCGCGCATTTCGATCAGCTTCCCGTTGCCACTTTCGCTGACGCAGCGGCTCATTAACGCCTTGAGCCACAAAATCCCGGGACTGGATGATCTGCCGCTGGGAGATGTATCTGAACTTCTTGAAAGGATATCACCGGAAGAACCATTTTATGTGCACGTCAAAGATAAGGACAACGGAGAAAGGGTAGAAGTTTTTATCGGATAG